The genomic segment CCACTGCAACAACAACTATTCCGATTGCGCCCAATAGAAATTTGGTGCTGTTGCTCCCCTTCTTTGACATGGAACTTTGTGACATTAGATCCTCCTTATGGATTTGTTGGTTTTAAGTTTCGTTCCTGTTTCCTGTCTCTTTAGTCTAATTACTTGTTACCCTTCCAAGAGTTGGAAGAAGTTTCATTTATTGTCCGTTTTTCTGTTTCTATTATTCAGTATCCCTATCGGGATGTCCTTTTGCCACATGTCACTAGCACTGCTAATTGTGATGTGAAGAATATCGGTCACACCTGGCAGGGGATCGAAGGAGATCGATATCGGTCCACTTTCAAGGGTCGAAATCAGAATACTGGTGTCTGATGTGCTTATATCAAAAGGCGTTCTCGTTGGCGAAGCAACGGCAGTGAGATGAATTGATTTCGGCTTAAAAACGACTTGAAATACTGATTGTTCAGGGATATCGGCGAAGAGCGTGTTTCCCTCTGGCCCACAGAAATAACGGACATTTCCTGACAAGGCGTATGGCTCACTAATCAGTGGTTCAAGAACTGTGGTATCCTCTGATCGCACAATCGACCCAGCGGCCGAGTCTTGATTCAAAAGCTGGTCGTTGCTGATTGTATTTTTAAAGAGCATTATGCAAGCCAGTCCGGCCGCAAGTCCAAGCGCAAACGGATAAATCTTTTGTCTGAGCAGTTCTGCGCCAGTAAGCTCTCTGCCCTGACTATTCGGTTTGACCGGAATAATCGGAGAGTTGGATACGTTCTCCACAGAAAACATAATATCCTTCTTTAGGGAATCCGGCGGCTCGATAGAGCCAAGTCCTTGCAGTTCTTCGGATAGAGCCATTATCTCGAGAAAATACTGCTTTGCTGATTCGTCCTTTTCTAACAGGATACGCAGTTTTTTGGAATCGGCGAGTGAATTGACATTGTCAATTTCATCATGGATAAGTTTTAGGGTCGATGGTTCCATCATGAGTGTCTCCCTATTCCGCGATGTACCAGGCGCCCCCGCAGGCGTTCTCGGGCTGTGAACAGACGAGATTTGACAGTTTTCTCGGGAATCTCGAGGACATAGCCAATTTCGTGGAGCGATAAATCGGCAAAGTGCCTCAAAACAAGTATGACTCGTGAGTCAACAGCGAGATTCATAAGTTCCGTTTGGATCTGTTCGCCAAGTTCCTTTTGGTAATACGAAACTTCGGGGTTGCTGTCATTGGTGGCAATGTCAGTCTCAAGCGAAGTCGTTCTTCGGTTTCGCTGTAATACGTTGAGTGATTCGTTTACCATAATCCTGTAAATCCAGCTAAAGAACTTGTATTGTGAGTCATACGTCGCAAGTCTTTCATAGGCCCGTACAAAGGCCGCCTGTGTTATATCGCGCGCTTCGTCATAGTCATGAACCATCCGCAACGCGGCGTTGAATAAAGGCCCCTGGTATTTTTCGACCAAGCCCTCAAATGACGCGGTGTGTCCGCTTAAACAGTCATCAACGAGAGCCTGCTCGTTTAGCAGTTGATCTTCCTTATCCGCCATAATTACCGTCGAGAAGCAAAAAGGTTGGCGGGTTTTTTTGTTTTTTATTAAAAATATGAACCATTCCCGATTGATGGCTCGAGAGAAAAGGTAATGTGAAGAAGAACATCCGTTTCCCTTTTTTCTAATCGAAATGTGTGGCGTCTGCTTGAACTCAGCTGA from the Candidatus Zixiibacteriota bacterium genome contains:
- a CDS encoding sigma-70 family RNA polymerase sigma factor; the encoded protein is MADKEDQLLNEQALVDDCLSGHTASFEGLVEKYQGPLFNAALRMVHDYDEARDITQAAFVRAYERLATYDSQYKFFSWIYRIMVNESLNVLQRNRRTTSLETDIATNDSNPEVSYYQKELGEQIQTELMNLAVDSRVILVLRHFADLSLHEIGYVLEIPEKTVKSRLFTARERLRGRLVHRGIGRHS